The Herbaspirillum sp. DW155 genomic interval GACCTGGACGGCAAGCGTATCAGCGTCGCGCGTGGCTCCACCCCGGAGCAGGCTGTGCGTCGCCTGCTGCGCAAGGCCACGTTGCTGACTTTCCCCGATACCCCGCAATCCTTCCTGGCGCTGGCCCAGGGGCGTTCCGACGCCCTGGCCATTTCGGTACCCTCCGGTATTCGTTTCGTCAGTGAATCAGGCGGACGCTTCCGCTTCGTCGAGGGCGCGCTGGCCTGGGAACCGACCGCGCTGGGCGTCAAGAAGGGGGAGCGCAGGCTGCTCGATGCCGTCAACCAGGCCCTGGCCGAGATGGAAACAGCCGGCGAGATCGACGCCTTGTGGACCAGGTGGTTCGGCCCCAAGACCAAGTTCAACATCCCCCGCGACAAGAAGCTGACACCGATTTCGGCCTTCCGGTAGTCGTCCTGAGCACGCCACGTCCGTCACCACCGTTCGCCATTGCGTTGCCACTGACCATGACGGTTTGCCGCCATGCCAGCGCTATTGAAAAGGATATGAAGCTTCGTGCGCGCGCAGGCCGGACTTACAAAGCCGGCTGCAGCGCCTGGCCGTGGGCGTGATGGTGTGCGGCATGGGCGGCGACCGAAAGCGCCATGCTGAGATAGTTCTCGCTGCGCATGCGCATCTGCGCCTGCTGCTGTTCCAGGGCGAACAATTGCTGGTAAAGCGTGCGGATCTGCTGCTGCAGCAACTGGCGCTGCTGCTTTCCATCCCGGTTGCCGGGGAAGCGCGCCAGCGATTGCGCCTGCTGTTGCAGGATCAGGATGCGGTGGCTCAGGTGCGCCACCAGCTCGGCGGGATCATGGGCCAGCGTGTCTGCCACTGCGCGTGGGGCGTGGGCAGCTTGTTCTTGTTCATACGCGACGTTCATGCGAACTCCAGCCCGTTGAGGGCGCAAGGGATGGCGAGGGTATTGCGATGCTGCATGTGTTGATTTACGGCAGCGTGCGGTAAAGCTTGAGTTGGAGAACGTAAGTAAGTGAAAAGGCGCAGGCCCGAGGAGGGCGCTGCGCCTTTTGTTTGATGCCCGCAAAAGGGCGGCCAGCCAGGCCGGCCGTGGAATCAGATCACGCCGCGGCGCATCTGGTCCAGCTCGATGGATTCGAACAGGGCCTTGAAATTGCCTTCGCCAAAGCCGTCATTGCCCTTGCGCTGGATGATTTCATAGAACACCGGACCGATCAGGTTCTGGGTGAAGATCTGCAGCAGCAGACCCTGGCCTGCCGTGGGCGCGCCGTCGATGAGGATCTTCAGTTCGCGCAGGGCCGCCAGGTCTTCGCCGTGGCCGGGAATGCGGCGCTCCACCAGGTCGTAGTAGGTGGCGATGGTGTCCTGCAGCGGCACCCCGCGTGCGTACAGGGCACGCACGGTCTGGTAGATGTCGTCGGTGCCCAGGGCGATGTGCTGGATGCCTTCGCCGTTGTACTGCTTGATGAATTCCTCGATCTGCGACTTGTCGTCGGCACTCTCGTTGATGGGGATGCGGATCTTGCCGCAGGGGCTGGTCATGGCGCGCGAACGCAGGCCGGTCACCTTGCCCTCGATGTCGAAATACTTGATCTCGCGGAAATTGAACAGGCGGGTATAAAACGACGACCAGGTATCCATCGCCCCGCGCATCACGTTGTGGGTCAGGTGGTCGATGTAGGTCAGGCCCACGCCCTTGGGATTGCGCTCCACGCCGGGGAAGAACTGGAAGTCGACGTCATAGATGGAGCCGTTGTCGCCATAGCGGTCCACCAGGTAGAGCAGCGAGCCGCCGATACCACGAATGGCAGGAATGTTCAGTTCCATCGGTCCCAGCTTGGCCTGCACGCCTTCGGCACCCAGTTCGAGTGCGCGTTTGTACACATGGGCCGCATCCTTGACGCGGAAGGCCATGGCGTTCACCGAGGCCCCGTGCACTTGCGCGAAGGCGGCGGCATTGCTGCCCGGTTCGCCGTTGAGAATGAAGTTGATCTGGCCCTGGCGGTACAGGGTGACGTTCTTGGAGCGGTGACGCGCCACGGCCGTGAAGCCCATCAGCTCCAGCACGCCTGCGATGGCGGCCGGGTCGGCGGCGGTGTACTCGACGAACTCGAAGCCGTCGGTGCCCATGGGATTGTCGAACAGGTCGCGGCTACCGGTGGCGGTGGCGGCGCTGGTGAGTTGGGATTCTGCATGGCCCATCGTGTGTCTCCTCGTGTGGGGAAGGCCGGCAAGTGCGGCCTGTTCGAAGAGTTTATTGCGCCGGGAGTGCAATTTGTGATTGTTTTTTGCGCAATATAGCGGATAATATGCACAAATAATTCTTAAATACACACTTTGGAGAGACAAATGAGCATCATCAACGTGGATCGCTATGATCTGGCATTGCTGACCGAGCTGCAGCGGGACGGCCATATTACCAACAGCGCCCTGGGCTTGAAAGTCCATCTGTCCACCTCGCAGATCAGCCGCCGCGTGCAGCGCCTGGAAGAAGCCCACGTCATCGAGCGCTACACCGCCGTGCTGGACCCGGCCGTGGTCGGCCTGGGCGTGACCGCCTTCACCACCGTAACCCTGGACCGCCAGGGCGAAACCCGTGGCGAACTCTTCGAAAAAGCCGTGGAGGCGATGCCGGAAGTGACCGAGTGTTTCTCCGTCACGGGGGAGGGCGATTATATCCTGCGCATCGTCGCGCCCGACCTGGCGGCGTTTTCCGAATTCATGATGACGCGGCTGCTGCGCCTGCCGGGCGTGACCAACGTCAAATCCAACATCACCCTGAAGAAGGTCAAGCAATCGCATGAACTGCCGCTGGAGCACGTGATGCAGCCGGTGAAGTCACGCCAGCGCATCCGCTTCTCGCAGTGAGGGCAAAAAACGATGATGCGCTTATTCAATGATTCAGCGCCTCAATCATTGAATAATCGTATGCAGCATTTGCCCTGGTGCGGGAATTCAAAAGCAATCAGCGGAGTGCGGTCCCGTCAGCACGCGCCTAGAATTACTGGCATCCATCACTGGCATCCGATCCGAGGAGCGCCGCATGCTGACCCTGACTTCTTCCCATCCGCCCACCGCACCCGATCCCGACGCCTGCTGGCAGGCCGTACAGCAGCGCGATGGGGCGGCCGATGGCCGGTTCTGGTATTCGGTCCGCAGTACCGGCGTCTACTGCAAACCTTCCTGCGGTGCGCGCACGCCCCTGCGCAAGAACGTCGCCTTCCACGCCAGCTGTGCGGCTGCCGAGGCCGCCGGTTTTCGTCCCTGCCAGCGCTGCAAGCCTGACCAGCCTCCCTTGCAGGAGCGCCAGGCCCGCGCCATCGCGCAGGCTTGCCGTCTGATCGATCAGGCCGAGCAGACTCCCGATACCGCCACCCTGGCCGAGGCTGTGGGGTTGAGCCGCTACCATTTCCATCGTCTCTTCAGGCAGCACACCGGCGTCACGCCCAAGGCCTATGCCGATGCATGCCGCGCCTCCCGCCTGCGTGCGCAACTCGGTGAGCGTGCCAGCGTGACCGAGGCGCTCTACGAAGCCGGCTTTCACTCCAGCGGACGTTTCTATACGCACAGTGCGGCGCAGCTGGGCATGAAGCCGTCCGTCTACCGGCGCGGCGGTGCGGGCGAGAAGATCCGCTTCGCCGTTGCCCAATGCTGGCTCGGCGCCTTGCTGGTAGCGGCCACCGGGCAGGGCATCTGCGCGCTCACCTTGGGTAGCGATCCCGAGACCCTGGTGCGGCAACTGCAGGACCGTTTCCCACAAGCCGACCTCGCTCCCGGCGATGCCGCTTTCGAACAGACGCTGGCACAGGTGCTGGCGGCGTTGGACGATCCGCAACAGGGCGCGTCCCTGCCGCTGGACGTGCGGGGCACGGCCTTCCAGCAGCGCGTCTGGCAAGCCCTGCGCGCGGTGCCGCCGGGCGTCACCCTGAGCTACGCCGAACTGGCCGCGCACATCGGCCAGCCCGAGGCCGTACGGGCAGTCGCCAACGCCTGCGCACGCAACGAGATTGCCGTGCTCATTCCCTGCCATCGCATCGTGCGGCTCGATGGCAGCGCCTCCGGATATCGCTGGGGCGTGGAACGCAAGGCCGCCCTGCTGGCACGCGAAGCGGCGGCCAGGGCAGTGCCGGCTTCACTGGAGGATGAGGGCGCCTGAAGGCTTCTGCTTGCGCAGCTACAATAGCCCTTCATTCATTGCCGGAGTCGCGCATGCATGTTCTTGGCAAGGCCGGTCTCGCCCTCGCGCAAGGCTTGCCGGTAGTGATCTTCTTTTACGGCGGCAGCTGGAACGAGGGCAGTCGCAAGGACTATGCCTTGGTCGGCGAAGCCCTGAGTTCGCGCGACTTCATCGCACCGACGCTGGACGAAGTAAGCCAGTTCATCGAGCGAGCGCCACCGCGCACGGAGCGTACTCCATGACCGGCGACCTCTTCGCCGGGCTCGCGCGCGATCCTTCCGTGGAACGCATCACGGAAGGTGCGCTGCTGTTGCGCGCCTTCGTCAGCGAGGAGGAGGCTGCGCAGCTGATGGCGGGAATCGAGACCGTGCTGGCCGCCTCACCCCTGCGCCACATGCAGACGCCGGGCGGTTTTCGCATGTCGGTGGCGATGAGCAATTGCGGCCGCTTCGGCTGGGTCACCGACCGGCGCGGCTATCGTTACCAGTCGCTCGATCCCCTGGCCGAACGCGACTGGCCACCCATGCCCGACGCCTTCATGGCGCTGGCCGTGCGAGCGGCAGAGACGGCGGGATTTGCCGGATTCGATCCGGACGCCTGCCTCGTCAATCGCTATGACCCCGGTGCGCGCATGTCCCTGCATCAGGACAAGAATGAGCAGGACATGGCGCAACCCATCGTCTCCGTCTCGCTGGGCTTGCCCGCCACCTTTCTCTTCGGCGGCATGGCGCGCACCGACAAGCCGCAACGCATGCGACTGGAAAGCGGCGACGTGGTGGTGTGGGGCGGAGCGGCACGGCTGGCCTTCCACGGCATCGACACCTTGCGCGACGGCGAGCATGCACTGACCGGGCGCTGCCGTTACAACCTGACCTTCCGCCGCGCACGCTGAGCGCGGCGCGCATTCGGAGGGTGCGCGCCACGTAGTTCTGGCTAGCCGGCGGAATGGCCAGGGCCTTCAGGGGCCCCAACACATCTTCATCGTGGATCAGATGGTCATCGGCATCGTGATACGCCAAGCCCTTGCCGCGCGGGCATCGGCCGGTGGAGCCGATGACGATGATGCGGTCGAAGAACCCGACGCGTCGGGCGCGGTGGTGATGCGGTCCATGTGAGCGCATTATTGAGCAATCGCCACGGCCCGGCAGTCAGCCATTGACAGGGGATGGTGTCGGATTTTTCCGGCACCACGTGCCGCGCTCAGAAGGCCCACTGCAGGTTGAATCCGCCGGTCACCGCTGCCGTCTGGAAGCCCGCCGGTTTGGCCAGCGGCGTCGCCACGAACATCTCATAACTCAGCTTGAACAGGCTGCCGCGCAAGCCCAGCGCCGCGCCGGTCAGCCGCTGGCCGGTGAGGAACTGCGCCGTCGGTCCTGCTACCGCCCCGGTATCGATGCCGGCAAACAGTTCCTGGCCGCTCTCGCCCAATCCCGCCGCCACTTCATTGCGCAGGAACCAGCCGCGCTCAGCCTGCAGGCTCAGTTCGCCATCGAAGCCGCGCACCGTATAGCGCCCGCCGATGGAGAACTGATCCTGCGGCGGCAGGCTGCCGCGGTTCCACTGCGAGCGCAGTGTAGCGGCATAGCGCATCCTGGCACCGGCCAGCTGGAAGGGCGCATTGAGCGAGGCATCCAGCAGCCACAGCCCATAGTGCGTGCCCACCTGCGGCAGGTCGAAGGGCGTACCCGGTTCACTGCCCTGGGTGTCTAACGAACGGCGATAGGCCAGCGTGGCATCGGCCACGGCCTCGCCCAGATACTGGTGCTGGTTCAGCCCCGCTTCCCACGCCGTGGTGCGGCGCTGCTGGGCCGCCACCTCCAGCTCGTCGATGGCGTTGTAGGCCTTGCGCAGCAAGCCTTTGCCGAACACCGTGGTCTTGCTCGCGGCATTGCGATAGACCAGACGCGAGAGTTTCAATTCGGTGGTTTCCGAACGGCCGCTGTAGACGAAGTTTTCAAACGCACCGGCCACGGTCTGGTGATACTGATTGCCCGACATCGTGATGGCCGCCAGCCAGTTGCCCCAGGGCAGCGAGTAATGCAGCGTATAGGCCTGGCTGCCGTGGTCGCCGTAGTGATTCAGGCTGCGGCTCATGCTGACGTAGAAGAGGTCATTGAGGGTCCACCAGTTGTCATAGGCCAGGGTCAGTCCGGCCTGATATTTGCCGGTGGCCTGCGCGCCGCCATCATCCAGCGTTGCCGTGAGACGGAACGGAAACGCTTGCTGGTACTCGATCACCAGGTCGCTGTCGCCCGCTTCGGCAGCGGCATCTTCGGAGGGCGTGATCTTGATGTCGGCCTGGACGGTTGGCAGGCGCTTGAAGTTTTCGAGCCCTTGTTCGATATCGCGCAGGTTGAGGATGTCGCCCGCGTTGACCGGCAGGGCATTGAAGGCGGTGCCGCGTGGATCGGCATCGGGCGCAAAGCGGATGTGGCGCACGCGTCCCGGCACCACCGACAGCACCAGCTGCCCGCGCGACAGATCCTGCGCACGCGCCAGCACGCGGGTGGTGGTGTAGCCGCGCGCGACGATGGCGCTCTCCACCCGCGCCAGTACCAGGTTCACCCCTTTCGAGCCGAGACAGCGCCCGATGGCGCCCTGCGGCCCGGTCACGCTGTCGAGCGCAAATTCAAAACGTTCGGCCTGGTCACCTTCCAGCCTGATCGACGAAATCGTCCGGCAGGGTTGCTCCTGCGCCGGAAAATCCTGCGCCATCGCAGGCGCCGCCGGTGTGCCCAGATTCACGTCGGGCCGCTGCTCCTGCTGCTGGCGCAGGGCGCGTTCACGTTCGCGCTGCAATTGCTCGGGATTGACGGCGGTTTGCCCCAGGGCAAGGGGAGTGAGCAGATTCAGGCCAAGGATCAGGACAAGTCTGGAGGAAGGAAAACGGCAAGCTGAAAACATGGTGAGCACGGCCCCAAGCCGCACCGGCCAAGGCTTCAAAAGAAAAAGTAATGGAATAAAAACAAATGTTGGATTTTTCCGACAGGAAAACTTCTCGCGTAATGAAAAATCACCCTTCCTCGTTAACCTAAATTAACATCCTGCACCTGGCAAGCAAAAAATTGCTGACTGGCAACGACAAACAACAAATCGGTGGCCGGTCATAACGACAACAAAACCCGGGGTGAGCATGAATCGTCAGCGTTACAAGCTGGTTTTCAACCGGCATCGCGGCCAACTGATGGCCGTTGCAGAAATCGCTTCCAGCATCCAGCACCATGGCCGGTCGCCGGCCGGTGCGGCCACGATGCCGGACCTGTTACCGTCGGCCCTGCGTTTTTCGCTGCTGGCCGTAGCGCTGGCGCTGGCCATGAACACCGTGGCCCATGCGCAGATCCTGGGCGACCGCAACGCCCCGCGCAATCAGCAGCCCACCGTGCTGGTCACGCCCAATGGCGTGCCGGTGATCAACATCCAGACACCGGGCACGGCCGGCGTATCGGTCAACCGCTATCGGCAATTCGATGTCGGTGCCAATGGCGCCATCCTCAACAATGCCCAGGGCACCACGACCACCCAGCTCGGTGGCTACGTGGCGGGCAATCCCTGGCTGGCCACGGGCGCGGCCCGGGTGATCGTCAACCAGGTCAATTCGGCCAACCCCAGCTACCTGCGCGGCTACCTCGAAGTGGCCGGGGGGCGGGCGCAGGTGGTGGTGGCCAATCCGGCCGGCATCACCTGCTCGGGCTGCGGCTTCATCAATGCCAGCCGCGCCACGCTCACCACGGGCGTGCCGCAAGTCGTCAACGGCAACCTGGAGAGCTATCGCGTGGCCAGCGGTGCGGTCAGCATCGAAGGCAATGGCATGGACGCCAGCCGCACCGACTACGCCGAGATCATCGCGCGCGCGGTGCAGGTCAATGCCGGCATCTGGGCGCCGCAACTGAAGGTCAGTGCGGGCCTGAACACGGTGAGCGCGGATCACGCCAGCGTGGTTCCCGGCGTGGTCCCCGCCGACGCTGCGCCGGCCTTGGCCATCGACGTGGCGCAACTGGGTGGCATGTATGCCGGGCACATCTACCTGACCTCCACCGAGCACGGTGTGGGCGTGCGCAATGCGGGCAGCATCGGCGCCTCGGTGGGGCAGGCGGTGGTGACCGCCGATGGCCGCCTGGAGAACAGCGGCAGCCTCACCGCCACCGGCTTGCTGGCGGTGCAGACCACAGGTGGCCTCAGCAATACCGGCGAGCTGGGCAGCAAGAGCGCTGCCACGCTCAACACCACCACCGTGGACAACAGCGGCAACATCGCCAGTGCCGGACCGCTGGCCGTGCAAGCCAGCGGGGCGGTGCAGAACAGCGGCAGTCTCGGTGGTCAGGGCAGTGTCCAGATCGACGCCGCCAGTCTGGACAACAGCGGCAACATCGCCAGCGCCGGCGCGCTGGCCGTGCAAGCCAGCGGGGTGGTGCAGAACAGTGGCAGTCTCAGTGGTCAGGGCAGTGTCCAGATCGACGCCGCCAGTCTCGGCAACCGCGGCAGCATCGGTAGCGACGCCAACCTCGTGGTACAGACATCGGCCGGCATCAGCAACGCCGGCACGCTGCAGGCCATGGGCGACACCAACCTCGCTGCCGCCACCGTGGACAACAGCGGCACCGTACTGGCGAGTCAGGGAACCCTGACCGTCAGCAGCAGCGCAGGCGCCAGCAACAGCGGCCGCATGCAGGCCGCGCAGTCCGTCATTCTCAAGGCGGACAGCCTGACCAACAGCGGCAGCCTCGGGGCCAACGCCGTGCTGGCCGTGCAGACCGCCGGTGCCCTGCGCAATACCGGTCAGATGGGCGGCCAGATTGCGGCCACCCTCAACACCGCCACACTGGATAACGCCGGCAGCATCGC includes:
- a CDS encoding Lrp/AsnC family transcriptional regulator; the encoded protein is MSIINVDRYDLALLTELQRDGHITNSALGLKVHLSTSQISRRVQRLEEAHVIERYTAVLDPAVVGLGVTAFTTVTLDRQGETRGELFEKAVEAMPEVTECFSVTGEGDYILRIVAPDLAAFSEFMMTRLLRLPGVTNVKSNITLKKVKQSHELPLEHVMQPVKSRQRIRFSQ
- the hppD gene encoding 4-hydroxyphenylpyruvate dioxygenase, coding for MGHAESQLTSAATATGSRDLFDNPMGTDGFEFVEYTAADPAAIAGVLELMGFTAVARHRSKNVTLYRQGQINFILNGEPGSNAAAFAQVHGASVNAMAFRVKDAAHVYKRALELGAEGVQAKLGPMELNIPAIRGIGGSLLYLVDRYGDNGSIYDVDFQFFPGVERNPKGVGLTYIDHLTHNVMRGAMDTWSSFYTRLFNFREIKYFDIEGKVTGLRSRAMTSPCGKIRIPINESADDKSQIEEFIKQYNGEGIQHIALGTDDIYQTVRALYARGVPLQDTIATYYDLVERRIPGHGEDLAALRELKILIDGAPTAGQGLLLQIFTQNLIGPVFYEIIQRKGNDGFGEGNFKALFESIELDQMRRGVI
- a CDS encoding ShlB/FhaC/HecB family hemolysin secretion/activation protein, yielding MFSACRFPSSRLVLILGLNLLTPLALGQTAVNPEQLQRERERALRQQQEQRPDVNLGTPAAPAMAQDFPAQEQPCRTISSIRLEGDQAERFEFALDSVTGPQGAIGRCLGSKGVNLVLARVESAIVARGYTTTRVLARAQDLSRGQLVLSVVPGRVRHIRFAPDADPRGTAFNALPVNAGDILNLRDIEQGLENFKRLPTVQADIKITPSEDAAAEAGDSDLVIEYQQAFPFRLTATLDDGGAQATGKYQAGLTLAYDNWWTLNDLFYVSMSRSLNHYGDHGSQAYTLHYSLPWGNWLAAITMSGNQYHQTVAGAFENFVYSGRSETTELKLSRLVYRNAASKTTVFGKGLLRKAYNAIDELEVAAQQRRTTAWEAGLNQHQYLGEAVADATLAYRRSLDTQGSEPGTPFDLPQVGTHYGLWLLDASLNAPFQLAGARMRYAATLRSQWNRGSLPPQDQFSIGGRYTVRGFDGELSLQAERGWFLRNEVAAGLGESGQELFAGIDTGAVAGPTAQFLTGQRLTGAALGLRGSLFKLSYEMFVATPLAKPAGFQTAAVTGGFNLQWAF
- the alkB gene encoding DNA oxidative demethylase AlkB, coding for MTGDLFAGLARDPSVERITEGALLLRAFVSEEEAAQLMAGIETVLAASPLRHMQTPGGFRMSVAMSNCGRFGWVTDRRGYRYQSLDPLAERDWPPMPDAFMALAVRAAETAGFAGFDPDACLVNRYDPGARMSLHQDKNEQDMAQPIVSVSLGLPATFLFGGMARTDKPQRMRLESGDVVVWGGAARLAFHGIDTLRDGEHALTGRCRYNLTFRRAR
- the ada gene encoding bifunctional DNA-binding transcriptional regulator/O6-methylguanine-DNA methyltransferase Ada, which gives rise to MLTLTSSHPPTAPDPDACWQAVQQRDGAADGRFWYSVRSTGVYCKPSCGARTPLRKNVAFHASCAAAEAAGFRPCQRCKPDQPPLQERQARAIAQACRLIDQAEQTPDTATLAEAVGLSRYHFHRLFRQHTGVTPKAYADACRASRLRAQLGERASVTEALYEAGFHSSGRFYTHSAAQLGMKPSVYRRGGAGEKIRFAVAQCWLGALLVAATGQGICALTLGSDPETLVRQLQDRFPQADLAPGDAAFEQTLAQVLAALDDPQQGASLPLDVRGTAFQQRVWQALRAVPPGVTLSYAELAAHIGQPEAVRAVANACARNEIAVLIPCHRIVRLDGSASGYRWGVERKAALLAREAAARAVPASLEDEGA